One window from the genome of Hippopotamus amphibius kiboko isolate mHipAmp2 chromosome 13, mHipAmp2.hap2, whole genome shotgun sequence encodes:
- the PABPC4L gene encoding polyadenylate-binding protein 4-like, which yields MNVAAKYRQASLYVGDLHVDVTEDLLFKKFSAVGPVLSIRICRDLLTRRSLGYAYVNFLQLADAQKALDTMNFDLIKGKSIRLMWSQRDAYLRKSGIGNVFIKNLDKSIDNKTLYEHFSAFGKILSSKVMSDDHGSRGYAFVHFQNQVAADRAIEEMNGALLKDCRLFVGRFKSRKDREAELQNKASEFTNVYVKNFGDEMDDERLREVFSKYGKTLSVKVMTETSGKSKGFGFVSFDSHEAAKRAVEEMNGKDINGQLLFVGRAQKKAERQAELKQMFEQLKQERFRRCQGAKLYIKNLDETIDDEKLRREFSSFGSISRVKVMQEEGRSKGFGLICFSSPEEAAKAMTEMNGRILGSKPLNIALAQRP from the coding sequence ATGAATGTAGCAGCCAAGTACCGCCAGGCGTCCCTGTACGTGGGGGACCTCCATGTGGACGTCACCGAGGACCTGCTGTTCAAGAAGTTCAGCGCTGTGGGGCCCGTGCTGTCCATCCGCATCTGCAGGGACCTGCTCACCCGCCGTTCTCTGGGCTATGCCTACGTGAACTTTCTGCAGCTGGCAGATGCCCAGAAGGCCCTGGACACCATGAACTTTGACCTGATAAAGGGCAAATCCATCCGTCTCATGTGGTCTCAACGGGACGCCTACTTGAGGAAATCTGGAATTGGGAATGTGTTCATCAAGAATCTGGACAAATCCATTGATAACAAAACCCTTTATGAACACTTCTCAGCTTTTGGGAAGATCCTGTCCTCCAAGGTGATGAGTGATGATCACGGCTCCAGGGGCTATGCGTTCGTGCACTTTCAAAACCAGGTTGCTGCCGACAGGGCCATCGAGGAGATGAATGGGGCGCTGCTTAAGGACTGCAGGCTGTTTGTTGGCAGATTCAAAAGCCGCAAAGATCGGGAAGCTGAGCTCCAAAACAAAGCCAGTGAATTCACCAATGTTTACGTCAAAAACTTCGGAGATGAGATGGATGATGAGAGACtgagggaagttttcagcaaATATGGCAAGACCCTGAGTGTTAAGGTGATGACAGAGACAAGTGGGAAATCCAAAGGCTTTGGCTTTGTGAGTTTTGATAGCCATGAGGCTGCCAAAAGGGctgttgaagaaatgaatggaaaggACATAAACGGACAGCTGCTTTTTGTAGGCCGGGCACAAAAGAAAGCAGAGCGACAGGCTGAGTTAAAGCAAATGTTTGAGCAGCTGAAACAGGAAAGATTTCGGCGGTGCCAGGGGGCGAAGCTCTATATTAAGAACCTGGATGAGACCATTGATGATGAAAAACTACGGAGGGAATTTTCTTCATTTGGATCAATTAGCAGAGTTAAGGTAATGCAGGAAGAAGGGCGAAGCAAAGGGTTTGGCTTGATCTGTTTCTCCTCTCCTGAGGAGGCCGCTAAAGCAATGACTGAGATGAATGGCCGCATCTTGGGCTCCAAGCCACTCAACATCGCCCTGGCCCAGAGGCCCTAG